One window from the genome of Candidatus Zymogenus saltonus encodes:
- a CDS encoding enoyl-CoA hydratase/isomerase family protein, whose translation MSGKVKVERDGEVEVISIDRPEAFNAFDHGLISDFSEALVATAKDKEVRGVVITGVGKAFCAGGDLKAILDFKGGAGAGFHALASFFHRAVLEIRRMGKPVIAAVNGIAAGGGFSLALACDFRVMERSATLRQAYSSSGLCIDGGGSFTLPRLVGLARAMEIIAFDRPISADDALEWGLATKVVEDGEALTGAVAMAKELSSISLHSFALMKRLITDSFDTPFETQIERERLALATCGEHPDGIEGMKAFVEKKRPVFNKSNK comes from the coding sequence ATGTCCGGTAAGGTAAAAGTGGAGAGGGATGGGGAGGTCGAGGTGATATCGATCGACCGCCCGGAGGCCTTCAACGCCTTCGACCACGGGCTTATAAGCGATTTCTCAGAAGCCCTTGTCGCGACAGCAAAAGATAAAGAAGTTAGGGGCGTCGTGATAACAGGCGTCGGGAAGGCGTTTTGCGCCGGCGGCGACCTGAAGGCTATCCTCGATTTCAAGGGCGGGGCTGGCGCCGGCTTCCACGCCCTGGCATCCTTTTTTCACAGGGCAGTCCTCGAGATCAGGCGAATGGGAAAGCCGGTGATCGCCGCCGTAAACGGTATCGCGGCGGGGGGCGGATTTTCCCTGGCGCTGGCCTGCGACTTTCGAGTCATGGAAAGATCCGCCACGTTGAGGCAGGCGTACTCCTCGTCCGGGCTCTGCATAGACGGCGGGGGGAGCTTCACCCTCCCGAGGCTCGTAGGGCTTGCCAGGGCGATGGAGATTATCGCCTTTGACCGACCGATCTCGGCCGATGACGCCCTCGAGTGGGGGCTTGCCACCAAGGTCGTGGAGGACGGAGAGGCGCTGACCGGGGCGGTTGCGATGGCAAAGGAGCTCTCGTCAATATCCCTTCACTCCTTCGCGCTGATGAAGCGCCTCATTACCGACTCCTTCGACACCCCCTTCGAGACGCAGATAGAGCGGGAGCGGTTGGCACTTGCGACGTGCGGCGAGCACCCGGACGGGATCGAAGGGATGAAAGCCTTCGTCGAAAAGAAGAGGCCGGTCTTCAATAAGAGCAATAAATAG
- a CDS encoding FecR domain-containing protein: MKGKKIVVSSLVSILFAALIAAPAISAGEELSGTIIDVKRDCFVTEKGTDNWINAIKGMAVSGGVRLKTGEESSMIVELNGDVIKLGPMTEIEITDFSGEKVTGDTGKEATKTSTVIGLVAGKIYSKVKELTNDSIFEIRSDISIAGSRGTVFSVDRVGENSFSTLIVLWGTVSFSSIDPKTGNPIGNPVNVGRKMSSTITSGGPAGQPVNASGKQIRTLFSALKNMEESLDSFRGGGEGGGDGGCRLPLPEMYVLKADDSPQFF; this comes from the coding sequence ATGAAAGGTAAAAAAATTGTCGTCTCATCACTCGTTTCGATCCTTTTTGCTGCGCTCATCGCAGCCCCGGCAATCTCCGCGGGGGAGGAGTTAAGCGGGACGATAATCGATGTCAAAAGGGATTGTTTTGTAACGGAGAAGGGGACCGACAACTGGATTAATGCCATAAAAGGGATGGCCGTAAGCGGCGGCGTCCGGCTGAAGACGGGGGAGGAGTCCTCGATGATCGTTGAGCTCAACGGGGATGTCATCAAGCTCGGGCCCATGACCGAGATCGAGATTACCGACTTTTCCGGAGAGAAGGTGACGGGCGATACCGGAAAAGAGGCAACGAAAACCTCGACGGTTATAGGGCTGGTCGCGGGAAAAATCTACAGCAAGGTCAAAGAGCTCACCAACGACTCCATATTCGAGATAAGGAGTGACATCTCCATCGCCGGCTCAAGAGGTACAGTCTTCTCCGTGGACAGGGTCGGGGAAAACAGCTTCAGCACCCTTATTGTCCTTTGGGGAACCGTGTCTTTTTCGAGCATCGATCCGAAAACGGGAAATCCGATCGGCAATCCGGTAAACGTGGGCAGAAAGATGTCGTCTACGATCACTTCGGGGGGCCCGGCGGGTCAACCGGTCAATGCGTCCGGTAAACAGATCAGGACCCTCTTCTCGGCCCTTAAAAACATGGAAGAGTCTCTGGATTCCTTCAGGGGCGGAGGTGAAGGAGGAGGCGACGGCGGCTGTCGCCTGCCGCTCCCCGAGATGTACGTCTTAAAGGCGGACGATTCCCCCCAATTTTTTTAG
- a CDS encoding DUF1007 family protein, translating to MKKATFALLVVFSFFVLADDVFCHPHVFIDAELVFVFDDRGLSGVRERWVFDEMFSQDLLVDFDSDEDGRLNVEDISRLRDIFYENTKEYNYFNIITIDGRKHSIDRLKDFTVSIESDCIVYEFFVPCSVPAGLAEDRKVKVLLFDETIYTHLSIADYRVDMKNKPGAFSVKIKYEMLDEVVTPLGSLVPDSVVITFRKK from the coding sequence ATGAAGAAAGCGACTTTTGCTCTGCTCGTGGTGTTTTCCTTTTTTGTCCTGGCGGATGATGTTTTTTGTCATCCGCATGTTTTTATTGACGCGGAGCTGGTGTTTGTCTTCGACGACCGCGGGCTCTCCGGGGTAAGAGAGCGGTGGGTTTTCGACGAGATGTTCAGTCAGGACCTCCTGGTCGATTTCGATTCCGATGAAGACGGCAGGCTGAACGTGGAAGATATATCCAGGCTGCGCGATATATTCTATGAAAACACCAAAGAGTATAATTACTTCAACATCATAACAATCGACGGCCGTAAGCATTCCATCGATCGGTTGAAAGACTTTACCGTCTCCATCGAGAGCGATTGTATTGTATACGAGTTCTTCGTGCCCTGTTCCGTGCCGGCAGGGCTGGCGGAAGATAGAAAGGTAAAGGTACTGCTGTTCGACGAGACTATCTATACCCATCTGTCCATCGCCGACTACCGGGTGGATATGAAAAATAAGCCCGGAGCCTTCAGCGTAAAGATAAAATATGAGATGCTCGATGAGGTGGTAACACCCCTCGGCTCTCTTGTTCCGGACTCGGTCGTGATTACCTTTCGGAAGAAATGA
- a CDS encoding VOC family protein, translated as MEEMHLRFDHVGIKSKDIKKSVDFYTRILGFEVLEEVEVLNSIYTFVGDETTRIEIEQAAPNDKMIDVNTQYGLYHIAFIVKDIDSLAERLKKDGVKFIMEPIQLREDRKIAFIEDPDGVRIQLIDFFE; from the coding sequence ATGGAGGAGATGCATTTGCGTTTCGATCACGTGGGGATAAAGTCGAAGGACATCAAGAAGTCGGTGGACTTCTACACCCGCATACTCGGATTTGAGGTCCTCGAGGAGGTTGAAGTCCTAAACAGTATATATACGTTTGTCGGTGACGAAACCACCCGAATCGAGATAGAGCAGGCGGCTCCCAACGACAAGATGATAGACGTAAACACCCAGTACGGCCTCTACCACATCGCCTTTATCGTGAAGGATATAGACTCACTGGCCGAGAGACTGAAAAAGGACGGGGTGAAGTTCATCATGGAGCCGATTCAGCTTCGCGAAGACAGGAAGATCGCCTTCATAGAAGACCCGGACGGGGTCAGGATTCAGCTCATCGACTTCTTCGAATAG
- a CDS encoding aminotransferase class III-fold pyridoxal phosphate-dependent enzyme has translation MKTYTFKKSYEMLEEAKKYVPNGIYGPRSPMFLTYGSYPCFLQRGEGAHIWDVDGNEYIDYMCSFGTNILGINHKGVEAAANKQAEMGNCFTLPSNRWNELAKRLVGLISGMDWTVFGKNGSDATSYSIAVARNHTKKRVVLTANGAYHGAHFWNSHNPAGIPPEYQAFVEHFDYNDLKGLTAKFEEFPGDVAAVMLTPYHHPAMADQVLPDEKFLKGVRDLCDKNGSLLIIDDIRCNFRLHINGSHVYFGVKPDLVTMGKAIANGHPISTALGTSAVKEAAEGVYFSGTHFFSAVPMAAALATIDIIEEEGTIETVAKLGGMLKEGLKSAAEKSGQTIKITGHDAMLFMTFADDPVFEKNRLFCGEAAKRGVFFHPHHNWFLSSAHTEADIEKSVKVAEVAFDIVKNSGK, from the coding sequence ATGAAAACCTACACATTCAAGAAATCGTACGAGATGCTGGAAGAGGCGAAGAAATACGTCCCGAACGGAATCTACGGCCCCAGGAGCCCGATGTTTTTGACCTACGGCTCATATCCCTGCTTCCTTCAGCGCGGGGAGGGCGCCCACATCTGGGATGTCGACGGGAACGAATACATCGACTACATGTGCTCCTTCGGCACAAATATACTGGGGATAAATCACAAGGGGGTGGAGGCGGCGGCGAATAAACAGGCGGAGATGGGAAACTGCTTCACCCTCCCCTCCAACAGGTGGAACGAGCTGGCCAAGAGGCTAGTTGGGCTGATCTCCGGAATGGACTGGACGGTCTTCGGGAAAAACGGGTCGGACGCTACCTCATATTCCATCGCCGTGGCGAGAAACCACACGAAAAAGAGGGTGGTCTTGACGGCCAACGGGGCGTACCACGGCGCCCACTTCTGGAACTCCCACAACCCGGCGGGGATACCGCCGGAGTACCAGGCCTTTGTCGAGCACTTCGACTACAACGACCTCAAGGGTCTGACCGCCAAATTCGAGGAGTTCCCCGGCGACGTCGCCGCGGTGATGCTCACCCCATATCACCATCCCGCCATGGCGGACCAGGTGTTGCCGGACGAAAAATTCCTGAAGGGGGTCAGGGACCTCTGCGACAAGAACGGCTCCCTTTTGATAATAGACGACATAAGGTGCAACTTCAGGCTCCATATAAACGGCTCCCACGTCTACTTCGGCGTAAAGCCGGACCTCGTCACCATGGGAAAGGCGATCGCCAACGGCCACCCGATCTCAACCGCCTTGGGGACCAGTGCGGTCAAGGAGGCGGCGGAGGGGGTTTATTTCTCCGGGACGCACTTCTTCTCGGCGGTGCCGATGGCGGCGGCCCTGGCGACCATCGACATCATTGAGGAAGAGGGAACGATAGAGACGGTGGCGAAGCTGGGCGGAATGTTGAAGGAAGGCCTCAAGTCGGCCGCCGAAAAGTCGGGACAGACGATAAAGATCACGGGGCACGACGCAATGCTGTTTATGACCTTTGCCGACGACCCGGTGTTCGAGAAAAACCGCCTCTTCTGCGGGGAGGCGGCGAAGCGGGGCGTCTTCTTCCATCCCCACCACAACTGGTTTTTGTCCTCCGCGCACACCGAGGCCGACATCGAAAAGAGTGTGAAAGTAGCCGAAGTTGCCTTTGACATAGTAAAAAATTCGGGCAAGTAA
- a CDS encoding peptidoglycan-binding protein, which produces MGYMDDLLVLDKEYKRGDKGKKVKLIQEWLCIHKTSTPIDGDFGPATEEAVKKFQEKERLGATGIVNNETFERLIKPMKNVLKPIEPNGRTLGEMVVPMQNSIWNNIQ; this is translated from the coding sequence ATGGGTTACATGGACGACCTTCTCGTTCTGGACAAAGAGTATAAACGAGGAGACAAGGGTAAAAAGGTAAAATTAATTCAGGAATGGCTTTGCATTCATAAGACAAGCACTCCTATCGATGGCGATTTTGGCCCAGCAACCGAAGAAGCCGTAAAAAAATTCCAGGAAAAGGAACGTTTAGGAGCAACAGGCATTGTTAACAACGAAACCTTTGAAAGGCTGATTAAGCCGATGAAAAATGTTTTAAAGCCTATTGAACCAAACGGCAGGACTCTTGGGGAGATGGTGGTTCCTATGCAAAACAGCATTTGGAACAACATCCAATAG
- a CDS encoding PadR family transcriptional regulator, translating to MAKKNKTKYALLGMLSMGPMSGYDIKKMTDMSISHFWSENFGHIYPVLKKMEAEGLVTKSVEETSGRPNRNIYSITEAGRRELFEWLLLPVEPKLFRNELLLKIFFADQIPVERIIEMVKEEKEKFKDNLKEFRMIEEGLKNDPGYKDDDRIPFWLITLSFGIHSSSAAVSWCDETIEILDSLLNKKPKYS from the coding sequence ATGGCCAAGAAGAATAAGACAAAATACGCCCTCCTGGGGATGCTGAGCATGGGGCCTATGTCCGGATACGACATAAAGAAGATGACCGACATGTCGATCTCCCACTTCTGGAGCGAAAATTTCGGCCATATCTACCCCGTCCTCAAGAAGATGGAGGCGGAGGGGCTTGTGACAAAGAGCGTCGAGGAGACAAGCGGCAGGCCGAACCGAAACATCTACTCCATAACCGAGGCGGGGAGAAGGGAGCTTTTTGAGTGGCTCCTCCTTCCGGTGGAGCCGAAGCTCTTCAGAAACGAGCTTCTCCTAAAGATATTCTTCGCGGATCAAATCCCTGTCGAAAGGATTATCGAAATGGTCAAGGAGGAGAAAGAGAAATTCAAGGACAATCTGAAGGAGTTCAGGATGATTGAAGAGGGCCTTAAGAACGACCCGGGATACAAGGATGACGATAGGATCCCCTTCTGGCTCATAACCTTAAGCTTTGGGATCCACTCTTCAAGCGCCGCCGTCTCGTGGTGCGACGAAACTATAGAGATACTGGATAGTTTGTTAAATAAAAAGCCAAAATATAGTTAG
- a CDS encoding NAD(P)H-dependent oxidoreductase: MKITVLNGSPKGDLSVTMQYANFIEKKFPQHKFTRFNIASTIKKIEKDEKAFNEIIDSVKKSDGVIWAFPLYFLLVHAGYKRFIELISIKGVESAFKDKYATTLTTSINFFDHTAHNYMRAVSEDLDMRYVGGYSAEMHDLTEKGERERLIRFANGFFSAIGNELKPPKRFAKIKKDAFKYKAGKPSVKIDSDGKRVVVITDSAKDDANLNGMIERFRSSFKTKPELVNLNDVDIKGGCLGCIRCGYDNRCAYEGKDGYIDFYNDKVKGADVLVFAGSVVDRYLSSRWKLFFDRSFFNTHIPSFTDKQVGFIISGPFYQVPNLTEILEGYLDCQQGNVVDFVTDGCGDSLEIDANLDSLAGQLVEFANAGYIKPRTFLGVGGAKIFRDDVWGKMRFPFVADHKYYKEHGIYDFPQKKDRKVRTLNRILTLFSKVPRIRKEIYNNMIKEEMVKPIKKAAEAN, from the coding sequence ATGAAGATTACGGTATTGAACGGAAGCCCCAAGGGAGACCTGAGCGTTACGATGCAGTATGCAAATTTCATCGAGAAGAAGTTCCCCCAGCACAAATTTACTAGGTTCAACATCGCAAGCACTATCAAGAAGATCGAAAAGGACGAGAAGGCCTTTAATGAAATAATAGACTCGGTAAAAAAATCGGACGGGGTCATCTGGGCTTTCCCCCTCTATTTCCTACTGGTCCACGCCGGCTACAAGCGGTTCATAGAGCTGATCTCCATCAAGGGTGTCGAGTCCGCCTTTAAGGACAAGTACGCCACCACACTGACCACATCCATAAATTTCTTCGACCATACCGCCCACAACTACATGCGGGCCGTCAGCGAAGACCTTGACATGCGCTACGTCGGGGGCTACTCCGCCGAGATGCACGACCTTACGGAGAAGGGTGAGCGGGAGAGGCTTATCCGCTTTGCGAACGGATTTTTCAGCGCGATAGGAAACGAGCTGAAGCCGCCGAAGAGGTTTGCGAAAATAAAGAAAGATGCCTTTAAGTACAAGGCGGGAAAACCATCGGTCAAGATCGACTCGGACGGCAAGAGGGTCGTCGTGATCACCGACTCGGCGAAAGACGATGCAAACCTGAACGGTATGATCGAGAGGTTCAGAAGCTCCTTCAAAACAAAGCCTGAGCTCGTAAACCTGAACGACGTCGACATCAAGGGGGGATGTCTCGGCTGCATCCGCTGCGGGTACGACAACAGGTGCGCCTACGAGGGGAAAGATGGATACATCGATTTCTACAACGACAAGGTCAAGGGGGCGGACGTCCTCGTCTTCGCCGGAAGCGTTGTCGACAGGTATCTCTCGTCGAGGTGGAAGCTCTTTTTCGACCGCTCCTTCTTTAACACCCACATCCCGTCTTTTACAGACAAGCAGGTGGGATTCATCATATCCGGCCCCTTTTATCAGGTGCCGAATCTCACTGAAATCTTGGAGGGGTATCTCGACTGCCAGCAGGGAAACGTGGTCGATTTCGTAACGGACGGTTGCGGAGATTCCCTGGAAATCGACGCCAACCTGGATTCTCTTGCCGGGCAGTTGGTTGAATTCGCCAATGCCGGCTACATAAAGCCGAGGACCTTTCTTGGGGTGGGAGGCGCCAAGATCTTCAGAGACGACGTCTGGGGAAAGATGAGGTTCCCGTTCGTTGCCGACCATAAATACTATAAGGAACACGGCATATACGATTTCCCCCAGAAAAAGGACCGGAAGGTGAGGACTCTGAACAGAATTTTAACACTTTTCTCAAAGGTGCCGAGGATAAGAAAGGAGATATATAACAATATGATCAAGGAGGAGATGGTAAAGCCGATAAAGAAGGCGGCGGAGGCGAATTGA
- a CDS encoding EFR1 family ferrodoxin (N-terminal region resembles flavodoxins. C-terminal ferrodoxin region binds two 4Fe-4S clusters.) — protein sequence MKILIPFFSATENTARIAEVIRKRLESLGAGVEELDITPRGSRASGLDLGPYDAVIFGAPIHSNRAPRVVREWLMILDGGGKKCSTFFTYGGFTVHPTHYSTQQILKKKNFVQVSSAEFLGKHTFNLGGWKALPDRPDKSDFAVAEKFAEETYKRFTGEDNDVLGEMEKTNHTEEYLDEIEGVRFRAVTQLPTRGGEECSMCMKCEELCPTNAMIAEIGEAEAGKCIACLRCVDVCPDGALKINDLSHIWPIKLQMENETEETIRNKESKIYL from the coding sequence ATGAAAATACTGATACCCTTCTTTTCCGCCACCGAAAACACCGCCAGGATCGCTGAGGTTATAAGGAAGAGATTAGAGAGCCTCGGCGCCGGGGTGGAGGAGCTGGACATAACCCCCCGCGGCAGCAGGGCAAGTGGACTCGATCTTGGACCGTATGACGCGGTGATCTTCGGGGCGCCGATCCACTCCAACCGTGCCCCGAGGGTCGTCAGGGAGTGGCTGATGATCTTGGACGGCGGGGGGAAGAAGTGCTCGACCTTCTTCACGTACGGTGGATTCACGGTACACCCCACCCACTATTCGACGCAGCAGATCTTGAAAAAGAAAAACTTCGTCCAGGTCTCATCGGCGGAGTTTCTGGGTAAGCACACCTTCAATCTCGGAGGGTGGAAGGCCCTGCCTGACCGGCCCGACAAGTCCGACTTCGCCGTGGCGGAGAAATTTGCCGAAGAAACCTACAAAAGGTTTACCGGCGAAGACAACGACGTCTTGGGTGAGATGGAAAAGACGAATCATACCGAGGAATATCTCGACGAGATTGAAGGAGTCAGGTTCAGGGCGGTGACCCAGCTCCCGACGAGGGGGGGCGAAGAATGCAGCATGTGCATGAAATGCGAAGAGCTGTGCCCGACAAACGCAATGATCGCCGAGATTGGAGAGGCCGAGGCCGGTAAATGCATTGCATGTCTCAGGTGCGTCGATGTCTGTCCCGACGGGGCCCTGAAGATAAACGATCTCAGCCATATATGGCCAATAAAGCTTCAAATGGAAAATGAGACGGAGGAGACGATCAGGAATAAAGAGAGCAAAATATACTTGTGA
- a CDS encoding citrate synthase (catalyzes the formation of citrate from acetyl-CoA and oxaloacetate): protein MTKKDDTKVEEKVIEESVEDSKEKSPVDTVKKSYAPGLEDVVATRSSICYIDGEKGKLLYRGISIEELAEMSSFEETAFLLLYNHLPNDRELKQFTTLMGKQRNLPLSVHEAIKRFPVGMHPMLALQSAITLLQGEDFYADDVSSPHHNLKRAVSLIAKVPTIIAAFERCRNGEDPFPPVARFTHAENFLFMLNGVPPDPYAGKVLDKCFILMAEHTLNASTFTARVIGSTNASVYSAVSGAVGALSGSLHGGANERALRMLYSIGSPDNVEKFVDEMTDAKKKIMGMGHRVYKTMDPRAPILKSYVPELVKRIGGEEFKQLYEIALAMEKEVEKKLSHKNIYPNVDFYSAVVMEILGIPVDLFTPVFAISRVVGWAAHWNEQVEVNRIYRPTQEYIGDLNRPYIPIDNR, encoded by the coding sequence ATGACAAAAAAAGATGATACAAAGGTTGAAGAAAAAGTGATTGAAGAGAGTGTTGAGGACTCGAAGGAGAAATCCCCTGTTGATACGGTAAAGAAGAGCTACGCCCCCGGGCTGGAAGACGTCGTGGCCACCCGCTCCTCGATCTGTTACATAGACGGCGAAAAGGGGAAGCTGTTATACCGGGGAATCTCGATTGAAGAGCTTGCGGAGATGAGCTCCTTTGAGGAGACGGCCTTCTTGCTTTTATATAATCATCTCCCGAACGACAGGGAGCTCAAGCAGTTTACCACCCTTATGGGAAAACAGCGAAATCTTCCCCTCTCGGTACATGAGGCTATAAAGCGGTTCCCGGTGGGGATGCACCCGATGCTGGCATTACAGTCCGCCATTACGCTCCTTCAGGGAGAGGACTTCTATGCGGACGACGTTTCCTCACCGCACCACAACCTGAAGCGGGCGGTTTCCCTGATCGCCAAGGTGCCCACGATCATAGCGGCATTCGAGAGGTGCAGAAACGGCGAGGACCCCTTTCCGCCGGTGGCGAGGTTCACCCACGCCGAGAACTTTCTCTTTATGCTGAACGGCGTACCCCCCGATCCATATGCGGGAAAGGTCCTCGATAAATGCTTTATCCTGATGGCGGAGCACACGCTTAACGCCTCGACCTTCACGGCAAGGGTGATCGGCTCCACAAACGCAAGCGTATACTCGGCGGTGTCCGGCGCCGTGGGGGCGCTCTCCGGATCGCTCCACGGAGGCGCCAACGAGCGCGCCCTGAGGATGCTCTATTCCATCGGAAGCCCGGATAACGTCGAGAAGTTCGTCGACGAAATGACCGACGCCAAAAAGAAGATCATGGGGATGGGTCACAGGGTATATAAAACGATGGACCCCAGGGCGCCGATACTGAAGTCGTACGTCCCCGAGCTTGTAAAGAGGATTGGAGGGGAGGAGTTCAAACAGCTGTACGAGATAGCCCTGGCCATGGAAAAAGAGGTGGAAAAGAAGCTGTCCCATAAAAATATCTATCCGAACGTGGACTTCTACTCCGCAGTCGTCATGGAGATACTTGGGATTCCCGTAGACCTCTTTACGCCCGTTTTTGCCATCTCGAGGGTGGTGGGCTGGGCCGCCCACTGGAACGAGCAGGTGGAAGTCAACAGGATTTACCGCCCGACACAAGAATATATCGGCGATCTCAACAGGCCCTATATCCCCATCGACAACAGGTAG
- a CDS encoding enoyl-CoA hydratase/isomerase family protein, producing the protein MVEAWGEFKDDEDAFVAIITGAGDRAFCSGADLSGYLPKVSGTPTYLRRRAYDGPGFGGFTRGIDVFKPIIAAINGVCFAGRMEIAAAADIRICADSARFGCLERRWNVGLGDGGTQRMPRIMGMGNALYYIITGKEFDAEEAMRVGFVNEIVKGERLMKRGVELAEIICEFPQGAIRVDKEALIRGVGTPLTEGLRLESMLFNTLLATRDFHEGPKAFVEKRKPKFDDE; encoded by the coding sequence TTGGTAGAAGCCTGGGGGGAGTTCAAGGACGATGAAGACGCCTTTGTGGCGATCATAACGGGCGCCGGGGATAGGGCGTTCTGCTCCGGCGCCGACCTCTCCGGCTATCTCCCGAAGGTTTCGGGAACGCCGACCTATCTCAGGCGCAGGGCCTACGATGGCCCCGGCTTCGGCGGCTTCACCAGGGGGATCGACGTCTTCAAGCCGATCATCGCCGCGATAAACGGCGTCTGCTTCGCCGGAAGGATGGAGATAGCCGCCGCGGCGGATATAAGGATATGCGCAGATAGCGCCCGGTTCGGCTGCCTTGAGAGGCGCTGGAACGTGGGTCTGGGCGACGGCGGCACCCAGCGGATGCCGAGGATCATGGGGATGGGAAACGCCCTTTACTACATCATAACCGGAAAGGAGTTCGACGCCGAAGAGGCGATGCGCGTAGGCTTCGTCAACGAGATCGTGAAGGGGGAAAGACTGATGAAAAGGGGGGTCGAGCTTGCCGAGATTATATGTGAGTTTCCCCAGGGGGCGATAAGGGTCGACAAGGAAGCGCTGATCCGCGGCGTAGGGACACCCCTTACCGAGGGCCTAAGGCTCGAGAGCATGCTGTTCAACACCCTCCTTGCGACCCGCGACTTCCATGAGGGTCCCAAGGCGTTTGTCGAGAAAAGGAAGCCGAAGTTTGATGATGAGTAG